A genome region from Thermomonospora amylolytica includes the following:
- a CDS encoding mechanosensitive ion channel family protein, translating into MSAFSAWTIFAATVLVSVTVVEVVRRLLAGPLSHRWPGAGQAARRVTAPAFAAAAAFSARASLPTAEHLGGPSVDRPVRHLLWIVAVATATWLLLRIIYALTDPALEKLTRVEGERNRRARRARTQMLLLRRVIGAVLVVVATGVVLFSFPAVRALGAGVLASAGIAGLVAGVAARPVLGNLFAGLQLAFSDALRLDDVVVVEGEWGRIEELTLSYVVVRTWDERRLVLPVSYFTERPFENWTRHTSRVIGAVVFHVDWTVPVEDLRTELYRFLREHPLWDQRDWVLQVTDVLPNGLVQLRALMSAADAASAWDLRCDAREHIVAYLRREHPQALPRFRAELPVDAVRPA; encoded by the coding sequence GTGTCCGCCTTCTCGGCGTGGACGATCTTCGCCGCCACCGTCCTGGTCTCGGTGACCGTCGTGGAGGTGGTCCGCCGGCTGCTGGCCGGTCCGCTGTCGCACCGCTGGCCCGGTGCCGGCCAGGCGGCCCGCCGGGTGACCGCGCCGGCGTTCGCGGCGGCGGCCGCGTTCAGCGCGCGGGCGTCGCTGCCGACGGCCGAGCACCTCGGCGGCCCCTCGGTTGACCGGCCGGTGCGGCACCTGCTGTGGATCGTGGCGGTGGCCACCGCCACCTGGCTGCTGCTGCGGATCATCTACGCGCTGACCGATCCCGCGCTGGAGAAGCTGACCCGGGTGGAGGGCGAGCGCAACCGCCGGGCCCGCCGGGCGCGCACCCAGATGCTGCTGCTGCGCCGGGTCATCGGCGCGGTGCTGGTCGTGGTGGCGACCGGGGTGGTGCTGTTCTCGTTCCCCGCGGTGCGGGCGCTGGGGGCCGGTGTGCTGGCCTCGGCCGGCATCGCCGGCCTGGTGGCCGGTGTCGCGGCCCGGCCGGTGCTGGGCAACCTGTTCGCGGGCCTGCAACTGGCGTTCAGCGACGCGCTGCGGCTGGACGACGTGGTGGTCGTCGAGGGCGAGTGGGGCCGCATCGAGGAGCTGACCCTGTCGTACGTGGTGGTGCGGACCTGGGACGAGCGGCGGCTGGTGCTGCCGGTGTCGTACTTCACCGAGCGGCCGTTCGAGAACTGGACCCGGCACACCAGCCGGGTGATCGGTGCGGTGGTGTTCCACGTCGACTGGACGGTGCCGGTGGAGGACCTGCGCACCGAGCTGTACCGGTTCCTGCGCGAGCATCCGCTGTGGGACCAGCGGGACTGGGTGCTGCAGGTGACCGACGTGCTGCCGAACGGGCTGGTGCAGCTGCGGGCGCTGATGAGCGCCGCGGACGCCGCCAGCGCCTGGGATCTGCGCTGCGACGCCCGCGAGCACATCGTCGCCTACCTGCGGCGGGAGCACCCGCAGGCGCTCCCCCGGTTCCGCGCCGAACTGCCCGTCGACGCGGTCAGGCCAGCCTGA
- a CDS encoding Rieske (2Fe-2S) protein — MAQETGPQIDPSDQTAQGNTRRAVLVGAGLLGVAGVAAACGGGEDGGTAGGGTDTGQDTGGGQAGGGGGGGALAQTSEVPVGGGKVFKDQGVVVTQPTQGEFKAFDVKCTHRGCPVDSVEGGTINCPCHGSKFSITDGSPQGGPAGKPLAAKQVTVEGTSIRLA, encoded by the coding sequence ATGGCTCAGGAGACCGGACCGCAGATCGACCCCTCCGACCAGACGGCCCAGGGCAACACCCGGCGGGCGGTCCTGGTGGGAGCGGGCCTGCTGGGGGTGGCCGGTGTCGCGGCCGCCTGCGGCGGAGGCGAGGACGGCGGCACCGCCGGGGGCGGGACGGACACCGGGCAGGACACCGGCGGCGGCCAGGCCGGAGGCGGTGGAGGCGGCGGCGCGCTCGCCCAGACCAGCGAGGTCCCGGTCGGCGGCGGCAAGGTCTTCAAGGACCAGGGCGTGGTCGTCACCCAGCCGACGCAGGGCGAGTTCAAGGCGTTCGACGTCAAGTGCACCCACCGGGGCTGCCCGGTCGACTCCGTGGAGGGCGGCACGATCAACTGCCCCTGCCACGGCAGCAAGTTCAGCATCACCGACGGCTCCCCGCAGGGCGGCCCCGCCGGCAAGCCCCTGGCGGCCAAGCAGGTCACCGTCGAGGGGACGTCGATCAGGCTGGCCTGA
- a CDS encoding Rieske (2Fe-2S) protein, whose translation MSDDKTGEPPAGPGRRAVLCGAGLLGVAGAVAACGGGPREVEPSADLKGREVAKVADVPVGGGTVVPEHKVVVTQPTAGTFKVFDARCTHAGCPVDRIRRDAIYCPCHGSEFRIADGTVAKGPASRALLEYPAQVKGDGVVVV comes from the coding sequence ATGAGCGACGACAAGACGGGGGAGCCGCCCGCCGGGCCCGGGCGGCGCGCGGTGCTGTGCGGCGCGGGCCTGCTGGGCGTGGCCGGCGCCGTGGCCGCCTGCGGCGGCGGGCCGCGCGAGGTGGAGCCGTCCGCGGACCTGAAGGGCAGGGAGGTCGCCAAGGTCGCCGACGTGCCGGTCGGCGGCGGCACCGTGGTCCCCGAGCACAAGGTCGTGGTCACCCAGCCGACCGCGGGGACCTTCAAGGTGTTCGACGCCCGCTGCACCCACGCCGGCTGCCCGGTGGACCGGATCCGCCGGGACGCCATCTACTGCCCCTGCCACGGCAGCGAGTTCCGGATCGCCGACGGCACGGTGGCCAAGGGCCCGGCCTCCCGTGCTCTGCTGGAGTACCCTGCGCAGGTCAAGGGCGACGGGGTGGTCGTCGTCTGA
- the uvrA gene encoding excinuclease ABC subunit UvrA: MSLTSFATRPTGEPSTTVHDRLIVRGAREHNLKDVSLDLPRDSLIVFTGLSGSGKSSLAFDTIFAEGQRRYVESLSAYARQFLGQMDKPDVDFIEGLSPAVSIDQKSTSKNPRSTVGTITEVYDYLRLLYARIGHPHCPECGRPISRQSPQQIVDRVLELEPGTRFQVLAPVVRGRKGEYVELFRELQAKGYSRALVDGALVRLDDPPKLKKQEKHDIAVVVDRLSVKEGARQRLADSVETALGLAGGTIVLDFVDLPEDDERRTRMFSEHLYCPYDDLSFEELEPRSFSFNSPYGACPECSGLGTRMEVDPELVVPDPDKTLGEGAIQPWSNGHVSEYFLRLLSGLGDAMGFDLNTPWEKLPAKARRAVLHGHDTQVHVSYRNRYGRTRSYYASYEGVIPYIQRRHAEAESDATRERFEGYMRQVPCPACKGARLKPVILAVTMGGKSIAEVAAMPISECAEFLRNLELDDREAQIAARVLKEVNARLGFLLDVGLDYLTLDRAAATLAGGEAQRIRLATQIGSGLVGVLYVLDEPSIGLHQRDNHRLLETLIRLRDMGNTLIVVEHDEDTIDAADWVVDIGPGAGEHGGQIVVSGTVADLKASEKSLTGAYLSGRRKIEVPRIRRPRARGREIVVRGAQQNNLKNVDVAFPLGVFTAVTGVSGSGKSTLVNDILYNALAKELHGAKTVPGKHRRITGLEHVDKVVHVDQSPIGRTPRSNPATYTGVFDHIRKLFAQTTEAKVRGYQPGRFSFNVKGGRCENCSGDGTIKIEMNFLPDVYVPCEVCHGARYNRETLEVHYKGKTIAEVLDMPIEEATRFFEPITAIHRHLSTLNDVGLGYVRLGQPATTLSGGEAQRVKLAAELQRRSTGRTIYVLDEPTTGLHFEDIRRLLGVLNGLVDKGNTVVVIEHNLDVIKTADWIIDMGPEGGSRGGTLVAAGTPEDVARVEGSHTGAFLAKLLDR, from the coding sequence ATGTCACTCACGTCGTTTGCGACCAGGCCCACAGGGGAGCCGAGTACCACCGTGCATGACCGACTCATCGTGCGTGGAGCGCGCGAGCACAATCTCAAGGACGTCTCGCTGGACCTGCCGCGGGACTCCCTGATCGTGTTCACCGGACTGTCCGGCTCCGGCAAGTCCAGCCTGGCGTTCGACACGATCTTCGCCGAGGGGCAGCGCCGGTACGTGGAGTCGCTGTCGGCCTACGCCCGCCAGTTCCTCGGCCAGATGGACAAGCCGGACGTGGACTTCATCGAGGGCCTGTCCCCGGCGGTGTCCATCGACCAGAAGTCCACCTCCAAGAACCCCCGGTCCACCGTCGGCACCATCACCGAGGTCTACGACTACCTGCGGCTGCTGTACGCCCGGATCGGGCACCCGCACTGTCCCGAGTGCGGCCGGCCGATCAGCCGGCAGTCCCCGCAGCAGATCGTCGACCGGGTGCTGGAACTGGAGCCCGGCACCCGGTTCCAGGTGCTGGCCCCGGTGGTGCGCGGCCGCAAGGGCGAGTACGTCGAGCTGTTCCGCGAGCTGCAGGCCAAGGGCTACTCCCGCGCCCTGGTGGACGGCGCCCTGGTCCGCCTGGACGACCCGCCGAAGCTCAAGAAGCAGGAGAAGCACGACATCGCCGTCGTGGTGGACCGGCTGTCGGTCAAGGAGGGCGCCCGGCAGCGGCTGGCCGACTCGGTGGAGACCGCGCTCGGGCTGGCCGGCGGCACCATCGTGCTCGACTTCGTCGACCTGCCCGAGGACGACGAGCGGCGCACCCGGATGTTCTCCGAGCATCTGTACTGCCCGTACGACGACCTGTCGTTCGAGGAGCTGGAGCCGCGGTCGTTCTCGTTCAACTCCCCGTACGGGGCGTGCCCGGAGTGCAGCGGCCTGGGCACCCGCATGGAGGTCGACCCCGAGCTGGTCGTCCCCGACCCGGACAAGACCCTCGGCGAGGGCGCGATCCAGCCGTGGTCCAACGGCCACGTGAGCGAGTACTTCCTGCGGCTGCTGTCGGGCCTGGGCGACGCCATGGGCTTCGACCTCAACACCCCCTGGGAGAAGCTGCCCGCCAAGGCCCGCCGGGCGGTCCTGCACGGCCACGACACCCAGGTCCACGTCAGCTACCGCAACCGCTACGGCCGCACCCGCTCGTACTACGCCTCCTACGAGGGCGTCATCCCCTACATCCAGCGGCGGCACGCCGAGGCCGAGAGCGACGCCACCCGCGAGCGCTTCGAGGGCTACATGCGCCAGGTGCCGTGCCCGGCCTGCAAGGGCGCGCGGCTCAAGCCGGTCATCCTGGCGGTCACCATGGGCGGCAAGTCCATCGCCGAGGTCGCCGCCATGCCGATCAGCGAGTGCGCCGAGTTCCTGCGCAACCTCGAACTGGACGACCGCGAGGCCCAGATCGCCGCCCGGGTGCTCAAGGAGGTCAACGCCCGGCTCGGCTTCCTGCTGGACGTCGGGCTGGACTACCTCACCCTGGACCGCGCGGCCGCCACCCTGGCCGGCGGCGAGGCGCAGCGGATCCGGCTGGCCACCCAGATCGGCTCCGGTCTGGTCGGCGTGCTGTACGTGCTGGACGAGCCGTCCATCGGGCTGCACCAGCGCGACAACCACCGGCTGCTGGAGACCCTGATCCGGCTGCGCGACATGGGCAACACGCTGATCGTCGTCGAGCACGACGAGGACACCATCGACGCCGCCGACTGGGTGGTCGACATCGGCCCCGGCGCCGGCGAGCACGGCGGCCAGATCGTGGTCTCCGGCACCGTCGCCGACCTGAAGGCCTCGGAGAAGTCGCTCACCGGCGCGTACCTGTCGGGCCGCCGCAAGATCGAGGTGCCGCGGATCCGCCGGCCCCGCGCCAGGGGCCGCGAGATCGTGGTCAGGGGCGCCCAGCAGAACAACCTCAAGAACGTCGACGTGGCGTTCCCGCTGGGCGTGTTCACCGCCGTCACCGGCGTGTCCGGATCCGGCAAGTCCACGCTGGTCAACGACATCCTCTACAACGCGCTGGCCAAGGAACTGCACGGGGCCAAGACCGTGCCCGGCAAGCACCGCCGCATCACCGGGCTGGAGCACGTCGACAAGGTCGTGCACGTCGACCAGTCGCCGATCGGCCGCACCCCGCGGTCCAACCCGGCCACCTACACCGGGGTGTTCGACCACATCCGCAAGCTGTTCGCGCAGACCACCGAGGCCAAGGTGCGCGGCTACCAGCCGGGCCGGTTCTCGTTCAACGTCAAGGGCGGGCGCTGCGAGAACTGCTCCGGCGACGGCACCATCAAGATCGAGATGAACTTCCTGCCGGACGTCTACGTCCCGTGCGAGGTCTGCCACGGCGCCCGCTACAACCGGGAGACGCTGGAGGTCCACTACAAGGGCAAGACCATCGCCGAGGTGCTGGACATGCCGATCGAGGAGGCCACCCGCTTCTTCGAGCCGATCACCGCGATCCACCGGCACCTGTCCACCCTGAACGACGTGGGCCTGGGCTACGTGAGGCTCGGCCAGCCCGCCACCACCCTGTCCGGCGGCGAGGCGCAGCGCGTCAAGCTGGCCGCCGAACTGCAGCGCCGCTCCACCGGCCGGACCATCTACGTGCTGGACGAGCCCACCACCGGCCTGCACTTCGAGGACATCCGCCGACTGCTGGGCGTGCTGAACGGCCTGGTCGACAAGGGCAACACGGTGGTGGTCATCGAGCACAACCTCGACGTGATCAAGACCGCGGACTGGATCATCGACATGGGCCCCGAGGGCGGCTCGCGCGGCGGCACCCTGGTCGCCGCCGGCACCCCCGAGGACGTGGCGCGGGTCGAGGGCAGCCACACCGGCGCGTTCCTGGCCAAGCTGCTGGACCGGTGA
- a CDS encoding phosphodiester glycosidase family protein — translation MPSIRRIARPAVVFGLASALIMGSVPPALAAPPDPAAPGLRDLNRLVLPAEEPGGAYLETDRTARPVAPGTTLTSFDRLDAKGWLRGDLLSVDLGGGKVRAGYLSPGRVAAVEPLSRQAGRAGAVAGVNGDFFDINNTGAPNGAAVDDGGLVKSATPGWPAHTAGVSAEGLGQIAQVFLEGEITMPGGRKATLDQLNAHFIKQNGIGAYTSLWGSATRGRSLAQGARRMAEVLVVDGEVTEIRDAPGSGDIPANGFVLVGREAGGDLLRTLEVGDPVTLAYKPRSSGAPAEFAVGGNQVLVKDGQVQPLDDPAAHPRTAVGFSADGRRMFLMTVDGRQADSRGVTLAEMAALMKEAGAHNALNLDGGGSSTLLARKPGRSEGRVENQPSDGGERPTPNGIGLFAEGSGRLTGFWVEPAADPAQAPGAGPTSGGRPDRVFPGLTRRLVARGHDESYGPAEGTPRWTTQGGAAVVDQDGVVRGRRAGQVTVVASHGRARGQVRLTVLNPLTRIGVTTDRVTIPGGDGTGVFGVVGFDREGFTAPIEPSDAKLTYDASLLEITPGAGGAFAVRPRRESGSTLVTIEVQGRRANLPVSVGLQERTIADFEDGAQWRFGTARGSGKVEPVSEGRNGAGLRLSYDFTQSTATRTAYAYPPKPIEVAGRPQALGIWVYGHAKGEWTAFTITDANGQTYSLYGPYVRWECWRYIEMAVPSSVAYPIKVNRFYTIETSASRQYTGEVLIDDMVAKVPPSVDVPPPPAGTPDPLVVQDGTVNGRTWRFAVLSDAQFVAADPDSVHVERARRTLREVRAAKPDFLVINGDFVDTGYPADFALAKRILDEELGGEVPYYYVPGNHEIYGPGNIANFRAVFGEPYRAFDHKGTRFVLLDSSTGAYRTSSFEQLRMLRTALDGARRDGAVGSVVVVGHHPTRDPLPAKNSQLADRKEAALIEKWLAEFRTATGKGAALVNAHVGVFHASRVDGVHHFINGDAGKNPAAGAADGGFTGWTMFGVDPLSPGDMERVRRAPFLPARQWLFAEVRPHVDELSVRVPEVTAGRTVWVSATLRQHGRELPLVYPMSADWSGSPNVHVGDPERARPWHVAAFDPATGRLTALRPGRILLAVTVNGVTGQVPVTVAGEERPAA, via the coding sequence GTGCCGTCCATCAGACGCATCGCCCGGCCGGCGGTCGTGTTCGGCCTGGCCTCGGCCCTGATCATGGGATCGGTGCCGCCCGCCCTGGCGGCCCCGCCGGATCCGGCCGCCCCCGGCCTGCGCGACCTGAACCGGCTCGTACTCCCCGCCGAGGAGCCCGGCGGCGCGTACCTGGAGACCGACCGCACCGCCCGCCCGGTCGCGCCGGGCACCACCCTCACCTCGTTCGACCGCCTCGACGCCAAGGGCTGGCTGCGGGGCGACCTGCTGAGCGTGGACCTCGGCGGCGGCAAGGTCCGCGCCGGTTACCTGTCGCCGGGGAGGGTGGCGGCGGTGGAGCCGCTGTCGCGGCAGGCCGGCCGTGCCGGGGCCGTCGCCGGGGTGAACGGCGACTTCTTCGACATCAACAACACCGGCGCGCCGAACGGGGCGGCCGTGGACGACGGCGGCCTGGTCAAGTCGGCCACGCCCGGCTGGCCCGCCCACACCGCCGGGGTGTCCGCCGAGGGGCTGGGGCAGATCGCCCAGGTGTTCCTCGAGGGCGAGATCACCATGCCGGGCGGCAGAAAGGCGACCCTCGACCAGCTCAACGCCCACTTCATCAAGCAGAACGGCATCGGCGCCTACACCTCCCTGTGGGGTTCGGCGACCCGCGGCAGGTCCCTGGCCCAGGGCGCGCGGCGGATGGCCGAGGTGCTGGTGGTGGACGGCGAGGTCACCGAGATCAGGGACGCTCCCGGGTCCGGGGACATCCCGGCGAACGGCTTCGTCCTGGTCGGCCGGGAGGCCGGCGGGGACCTGCTGCGCACCCTCGAGGTGGGCGACCCGGTGACGCTGGCCTACAAGCCGCGTTCGTCGGGGGCCCCGGCCGAGTTCGCGGTGGGCGGCAACCAGGTCCTGGTCAAGGACGGGCAGGTGCAGCCGCTGGACGATCCGGCCGCGCATCCGCGGACCGCCGTGGGCTTCTCGGCCGACGGCCGCCGCATGTTCCTGATGACGGTGGACGGACGCCAGGCCGACAGCCGGGGTGTGACGCTGGCGGAGATGGCCGCCCTGATGAAGGAGGCGGGCGCGCACAACGCCCTCAACCTCGACGGCGGCGGTTCGTCCACCCTGCTCGCCCGCAAGCCCGGCCGGAGCGAGGGACGGGTGGAGAACCAGCCCTCGGACGGCGGTGAACGGCCCACGCCCAACGGCATCGGCCTGTTCGCCGAGGGCAGCGGACGGCTGACCGGGTTCTGGGTGGAGCCTGCGGCCGATCCCGCCCAGGCCCCGGGTGCGGGGCCGACCAGCGGGGGCCGTCCCGACCGGGTGTTCCCGGGGCTGACCCGCAGGCTGGTGGCGCGCGGTCACGACGAGTCGTACGGCCCCGCCGAGGGCACGCCGCGATGGACGACCCAGGGCGGGGCGGCCGTCGTCGACCAGGACGGCGTCGTCCGCGGGCGGCGGGCCGGGCAGGTCACCGTCGTCGCCTCCCATGGGAGGGCGCGCGGACAGGTGAGGCTGACCGTGCTGAACCCGCTCACCCGGATCGGGGTCACCACCGACCGGGTGACCATCCCCGGCGGTGACGGCACCGGCGTGTTCGGGGTGGTCGGGTTCGACCGGGAGGGTTTCACCGCGCCGATCGAGCCGTCCGACGCGAAGCTGACCTATGACGCCTCGCTGCTGGAGATCACGCCGGGCGCGGGCGGCGCGTTCGCGGTCAGGCCGCGCAGGGAGTCCGGGTCCACGCTGGTGACGATCGAGGTCCAGGGGCGCCGCGCGAACCTGCCGGTGAGCGTGGGGCTACAGGAGCGGACCATCGCCGACTTCGAGGACGGTGCGCAGTGGCGGTTCGGCACCGCGCGGGGCTCCGGCAAGGTCGAACCGGTCTCCGAGGGCCGGAACGGGGCGGGGCTGCGGCTGTCGTACGACTTCACCCAGTCGACGGCGACCCGTACCGCCTACGCGTACCCGCCCAAGCCGATCGAGGTGGCGGGCCGGCCGCAGGCGCTGGGCATCTGGGTGTACGGGCATGCCAAGGGCGAGTGGACGGCGTTCACCATCACCGACGCCAACGGCCAGACCTACTCGCTGTACGGCCCCTACGTCCGCTGGGAGTGCTGGCGGTACATCGAGATGGCGGTGCCGTCGTCGGTGGCGTACCCGATCAAGGTCAACCGGTTCTACACGATCGAGACGAGCGCGAGCCGCCAGTACACCGGCGAGGTGCTGATCGACGACATGGTGGCCAAGGTGCCGCCCTCGGTGGACGTCCCGCCCCCGCCCGCCGGGACCCCCGATCCGCTGGTGGTCCAGGACGGCACGGTGAACGGCCGCACGTGGCGGTTCGCGGTGCTGTCGGACGCGCAGTTCGTGGCCGCCGACCCCGACAGCGTGCACGTCGAGCGGGCCCGCCGCACCCTGCGCGAGGTGAGGGCCGCCAAGCCCGACTTCCTCGTCATCAACGGGGACTTCGTGGACACCGGCTACCCGGCGGACTTCGCGCTGGCCAAACGGATCCTGGACGAGGAGCTGGGCGGCGAGGTGCCGTACTACTACGTGCCGGGCAACCACGAGATCTACGGGCCGGGGAACATCGCCAACTTCCGGGCGGTGTTCGGGGAGCCGTACCGGGCGTTCGACCACAAGGGGACGCGGTTCGTGCTGCTGGACTCCTCCACCGGCGCGTACCGGACCAGTTCGTTCGAGCAGTTGCGGATGCTGCGCACGGCGCTGGACGGGGCCCGGCGTGACGGGGCGGTCGGCTCGGTGGTGGTGGTCGGTCATCATCCGACGCGCGATCCGCTGCCCGCCAAGAACAGCCAGCTCGCCGACCGCAAGGAGGCGGCGCTGATCGAGAAGTGGCTGGCGGAGTTCCGCACCGCCACCGGCAAGGGCGCGGCCCTGGTCAACGCGCACGTGGGGGTGTTCCACGCGTCGCGGGTGGACGGGGTGCACCACTTCATCAACGGCGACGCGGGCAAGAACCCGGCCGCCGGGGCCGCGGACGGCGGGTTCACCGGCTGGACGATGTTCGGCGTGGACCCGCTGTCGCCGGGCGACATGGAGCGGGTGCGGCGCGCCCCGTTCCTGCCCGCGCGGCAGTGGCTGTTCGCGGAGGTGCGCCCGCACGTGGACGAGCTGTCGGTGCGGGTGCCCGAGGTGACGGCCGGGCGGACCGTGTGGGTGTCGGCGACGCTGCGGCAGCACGGCCGGGAGCTGCCGCTGGTCTACCCGATGAGCGCCGACTGGAGCGGCTCGCCGAACGTCCACGTCGGTGATCCGGAGCGGGCGCGGCCGTGGCATGTGGCGGCGTTCGACCCGGCGACCGGGCGGCTCACCGCGCTGCGGCCGGGCCGGATCCTGCTGGCCGTGACGGTGAACGGGGTTACCGGGCAGGTGCCGGTCACGGTGGCCGGCGAGGAACGGCCCGCCGCCTGA